The nucleotide sequence AGGGCAACTCTTCGACCAGCACATTGGCGGCTTCTGACCGGCGCAAGGAGAGCCGGTACCCCTTTACCTTGTACTCCACCGGATCGCCAAGGGGGGCAACCCGGATCACTTCGATCTCCGCGCCAGGCACGACTCCCATGTCCAAAAGGCGCCTGCGCAGGGCACCGGTGCCGTTCACCTTACAGATCGTACCACGTTCGCAGGGATTCAGTTCATTCAAAAAGCGCACAAGAAAGCCTTCGATTCGAGAAGTTGAGAATCATTCGCAATAACTATTGTACTCCAGGTTGGCCCTGATGACAACAATCCATATCATGAAATGGCTTGACAGATCATAGCGTTGGGAGTATTCTGCCCGTACGCCTTACGGTTCGAATTGGTGCCTGAAGTGTGCCAACCACAAGGCAATGCAACTACCCTGTGCGAGGTGAAAAGCAATAGCTGCTATGTGGCAATCCTACTTTCAACCGACGACTCTGCAAGAAGCCCTGGCAACCCTGGCCAGCCACGGTGACAAAGCCCGCATTATTGCCGGCGGCACCGATTTGATCCTGGAGTTGGAGCGTGGGGTACGGGGGCAACCGGTCCTGATCGACATCACCCGCGTTGCCGGGCTTGACGCCATCGAATTCAAGCCTTCGGACGGCGAGATATTTCTCGGCCCCCAGGTCACCCACAACGATGTCGCGGCATCTTCATTGTTGGTGGCCCGCGCTTTTCCCCTGGCACGGGCATGTTGGGAGGTAGGAGCACCTCAGATTCGCAACCGGGGCACGGTGGCGGGCAATCTGATCACGGCCAGTCCGGCCAACGATACCATCACACCTTTGTGGGCACTGGATGGGTCGGTTACTCTCTCCAGCCAACAGCGCGGCGATCGCCGCCTTTCCTT is from Chloroflexota bacterium and encodes:
- a CDS encoding ferrous iron transport protein A is translated as MRFLNELNPCERGTICKVNGTGALRRRLLDMGVVPGAEIEVIRVAPLGDPVEYKVKGYRLSLRRSEAANVLVEELPCEQCHKRRNCRNRSGRRRRGRRRWLAWMAGSQDVVDQVPNNSEDGQEFVGMGVDEADGHEA